The following are encoded together in the Bactrocera neohumeralis isolate Rockhampton chromosome 6, APGP_CSIRO_Bneo_wtdbg2-racon-allhic-juicebox.fasta_v2, whole genome shotgun sequence genome:
- the LOC126762820 gene encoding uncharacterized protein LOC126762820 gives MRFRYLFFVTHSQENKNFEKTFEAEESDDDHVLDSSDDQFFPPNEAVASDCDDTDDEIAPNNEDNEEEGEDKDEEDEEIEDGEDKDEDEQSKDGTQWAATPPSEHQAERRNIVRERCGPNRNTNLLSNLDTFKLFFTPEMADIIIRHTNKKAISTYTAYNEKNPEKKQLEWKILELQEFHAFLAILITSCANNSNTDNAREMWQPYSYPLYRAAMSINRSWNIIRFIRFDDANTRAQRLESDKSCSNTRHLDNVK, from the exons atgAGATTTAGATAT ttattttttgTCACCCATtctcaagaaaataaaaacttcgAGAAAACGTTCGAAGCAGAAGAATCTGATGATGACCACGTGTTGGATAGTAGTGATGATCAATTTTTTCCACCAAACGAGGCGGTAGCTTCGGATTGTGATGATACAG atGATGAAATTGCACCCAATAATGAAGATAatgaagaagaaggagaagatAAAGACgaagaagatgaagaaattgAAGATGGAGAGGATAAAGATGAAGATGAGCAAT CAAAAGATGGCACTCAGTGGGCTGCGACACCACCAAGTGAACATCAAGCTGAGAGACGTAATATTGTGCGAGAAAGATGTGGACCTAATAGAAACACCAATTTGTTGTCTAATCTAgacacatttaaattatttttcacaccGGAAATGGCTGATATCATTATACGCCATACTAATAAAAAGGCAATCTCAACGTATACagcatataatgaaaaaaatccagaaaaaaaacaattagagTGGAAAATACTCGAGCTGCAGGAATTTCATGCATTTTTGGCTATTTTGATAACTTCTTgcgcaaataattcaaataccGATAATGCAAGGGAAATGTGGCAGCCGTATTCATATCCATTATATCGCGCAGCAATGAGTATCAATCGCTCCTGGaatattattcgttttattcgATTTGACGATGCCAATACTAGAGCTCAGCGCTTAGAAAGTGATAAAAGCTGCTCCAATACGAGACATTTGGACAATGTTAAATAG